A genomic region of Lytechinus pictus isolate F3 Inbred chromosome 2, Lp3.0, whole genome shotgun sequence contains the following coding sequences:
- the LOC129284285 gene encoding G-protein coupled receptor GRL101-like: MDALIQDLSYNPILHIDEGVFAKLRNIIYLFFVEVYLPSLEPDVISNLSSLTTVSASDNRLCCLLNDQENVTCARTSARSPLETCGRLYPSAVLGIFGWIIGLTALVGNIAVLALRFHQHEKLSVQILLIINLAVADCLMGVYMIFITLADVHFGDIFFLIAPWWRQSIVCKVASVLAFLSSELSVLTLALITLDRLICIMFPFGKYHLNVKITGMFLVVAWLSVLVVGVLPYVLYSDLSGIYGLSDVCLGLPLHVDSGETGILRFQRELPWSEEFIVVYEAISSDIRPSWIYSVIIFIGVNAILFLFILICYISMFVEVKRSTRSVGNSEMRWREIKVARKMAFIVGTNFACWMPIVIMGILTQTGLVVLPSSLYAWVVIFILPINSSINPIIYTFLNFHVRRRRNKRNTSALNSVSRNVDFKRIHRRSRNNSITRETRA; the protein is encoded by the exons atggatgctcttataca GGATCTGAGCTACAACCCCATACTACATATCGACGAGGGAGTATTCGCCAAATTAAGGaacattatatattt attttttgttgAAGTATACCTACCATCTTTAGAACCAGATGTCATAAGCAATCTTTCTTCTCTCACGACAGT TTCGGCGTCTGACAACAGGCTTTGTTGCCTTCTAAATGACCAAGAGAATGTTACCTGTGCTCGGACCTCTGCTAGGAGCCCACTGGAAACATGTGGCAGACTTTACCCAAGCGCCGTACTAGGGATCTTTGGCTGGATAATAGGTCTAACTGCTCTGGTTGGAAACATCGCGGTGCTCGCTCTAAGATTTCACCAGCACGAGAAATTAAGTGTACAAATTCTTCTGATTATTAATTTAGCTGTTGCCGATTGTCTGATGGGAGTCTACATGATCTTCATAACATTAGCAGATGTACATTTTGGCGATATCTTCTTTCTAATTGCTCCTTGGTGGCGACAATCTATTGTATGTAAGGTGGCCAGTGTTCTGGCTTTCCTATCAAGTGAACTATCCGTTCTAACATTAGCCCTCATTACCCTTGACAGGCTTATATGTATCATGTTTCCATTTGGGAAATACCACTTGAATGTAAAAATAACTGGTATGTTTCTGGTCGTTGCATGGTTATCTGTCCTTGTAGTTGGTGTCCTGCCGTATGTACTTTATTCAGATCTGTCCGGCATCTATGGCCTTTCAGATGTTTGTCTTGGGTTACCACTTCATGTTGATTCAGGAGAAACCGGTATATTACGTTTCCAGAGAGAATTACCTTGGTCGGAGGAATTCATAGTCGTCTACGAGGCAATCAGCAGTGACATCCGACCATCTTGGATATACTCAGTTATTATCTTCATCGGTGTGAACGCAATATTATTCTTGTTCATCTTAATCTGCTACATCTCGATGTTCGTCGAAGTTAAAAGATCAACTCGATCTGTCGGAAACTCGGAAATGAGATGGAGGGAAATCAAAGTCGCCAGGAAAATGGCGTTCATCGTAGGAACTAATTTTGCCTGCTGGATGCCGATTGTTATTATGGGTATTCTTACACAGACAGGTCTGGTGGTCCTACCGTCGTCATTATACGCCTGGGTCGTTATATTCATATTACCTATTAACTCTTCAATTAACCCGATCATCTATACGTTCTTGAATTTTCATGTCAGAAGACGAAGAAATAAAAGGAACACGTCGGCTCTTAATTCTGTTTCAAGGAATgtagattttaaaagaataCATAGACGCTCAAGAAATAATAGTATTACCAGGGAAACTCGTGCATAA